From Spiroplasma monobiae MQ-1, a single genomic window includes:
- a CDS encoding phosphatidate cytidylyltransferase: protein MKTNDKDFEITDTVEVAPEIGDDIGQNRFKLDSAKRNFRTRVFSTLVLLVLLLGFIGSGAAYNSLLKNGVPHAELASYFSIALTAGLTGLCVFEMNKTLGFKKWYYQLIIIVAAVFVYLYPVNKDLTNFSFYIHINMDKWLESWQMPIIITCYFLVLMVISIIEKSIDWKNTLINFGMTMLIVFALKGFSIVSLTLTSSSDQTARFSFNTILWIWVMIILSDSFQYIGGMRFGKTKLCPNISPKKTWEGALIGLSIAAIFGIVYVMIFRSVGILENFMPLKEVMIALRGKSVALEVIIYILLALIFPIIGLFGDLLFSWVKRRVNVKDYSNLIPGHGGALDRMDSILFSLFILFIFVWVTSFI from the coding sequence ATGAAAACTAATGACAAAGACTTTGAAATAACTGATACTGTTGAAGTTGCTCCTGAAATTGGAGACGATATAGGACAAAACCGTTTTAAACTTGACTCTGCAAAAAGAAATTTCAGAACAAGAGTTTTTTCTACTTTAGTTTTATTAGTTTTACTTTTAGGATTCATTGGATCTGGTGCTGCTTATAATTCTCTTTTAAAAAATGGTGTACCACATGCAGAATTGGCTTCATACTTTTCAATAGCATTAACTGCTGGATTAACAGGACTTTGTGTTTTTGAAATGAACAAAACACTTGGGTTTAAAAAATGATATTACCAATTAATAATAATAGTTGCAGCGGTATTTGTTTATCTATACCCAGTTAACAAAGATTTAACAAATTTCTCATTTTATATTCATATAAATATGGATAAATGACTAGAGTCATGACAAATGCCTATTATAATTACTTGTTACTTTTTAGTTTTAATGGTTATTTCAATTATTGAAAAATCAATTGATTGAAAAAATACATTAATTAACTTTGGAATGACAATGCTTATAGTTTTTGCTCTTAAAGGTTTTTCAATAGTTTCATTAACATTGACTAGTAGTTCTGATCAAACAGCAAGATTCTCATTCAATACAATTCTTTGAATTTGGGTAATGATAATATTGAGTGATTCATTCCAATATATTGGTGGTATGAGATTTGGAAAAACTAAATTATGTCCAAACATCAGTCCTAAAAAAACTTGAGAAGGTGCATTAATTGGTTTAAGTATTGCAGCTATATTTGGTATTGTGTATGTAATGATCTTTAGAAGTGTAGGAATATTAGAAAACTTTATGCCGTTAAAAGAAGTGATGATTGCATTAAGAGGTAAAAGCGTTGCTTTAGAAGTAATAATTTATATACTACTTGCATTAATTTTCCCAATAATAGGATTATTTGGTGATTTATTATTCTCTTGAGTAAAAAGAAGAGTAAATGTTAAAGATTATTCTAATTTAATACCAGGTCACGGTGGAGCATTAGATAGAATGGATTCAATTCTATTCTCTCTATTCATATTATTTATCTTTGTTTGAGTAACTTCATTTATTTAA
- a CDS encoding M50 family metallopeptidase produces MSEVSSGMIVLAFFVGIIVMLLLITIHEVGHLVVAKIAKAYVYEFSIGFGPRLFVFKGKETWVSIRMLPLGGYCSIASDKSDPPSDREDEEVPNERKLDYIARWKKMFFILAGPLMNLIVALLLFTTIFAAIGEKRNDMTYFGANYSQDGIAAKAIRENENKLDINYIGQDYVIWGWKMTSNEKILFDNICNTNSLEETKCDPKINDLNNQKAVDYKTTVYSFIDNLGLSKNEENVKIQFAYKQVDKYSGYALTDAKITEKHDIEYGQSIGISSPNRLYETTLKAYGAGWGETFKASLSILEAIGNVFTGNLSNLVGPVGVAKQTANLLESADQFFIYVATISANLFILNLIFIPPLDGYRLLENFIEMIIRKELPTKYKVIVNTAGAILFLLLFVIITLKDFII; encoded by the coding sequence ATGAGTGAAGTTAGCAGCGGAATGATTGTATTAGCTTTTTTTGTTGGAATAATTGTCATGCTATTGCTAATAACTATTCATGAAGTTGGACATCTTGTTGTTGCAAAAATAGCCAAAGCTTATGTATATGAATTTTCAATTGGATTTGGTCCAAGATTATTTGTATTTAAAGGAAAAGAAACTTGAGTTTCAATTAGAATGCTTCCTTTGGGAGGTTATTGTTCTATTGCTTCAGATAAATCAGATCCACCAAGCGATAGAGAAGATGAAGAAGTTCCAAATGAAAGAAAATTAGACTATATTGCAAGATGAAAGAAAATGTTCTTTATTTTAGCTGGTCCATTAATGAACTTGATTGTAGCATTATTATTATTTACAACTATTTTTGCAGCAATTGGAGAAAAAAGAAATGATATGACTTATTTTGGAGCGAATTATAGTCAAGACGGAATTGCAGCAAAAGCTATTAGGGAAAATGAAAATAAATTAGACATTAATTATATTGGACAAGATTATGTTATTTGAGGTTGAAAAATGACTTCTAATGAAAAAATCTTATTTGATAATATTTGCAATACAAACTCATTAGAAGAAACAAAATGTGATCCAAAAATAAATGATTTAAATAATCAAAAAGCAGTTGATTACAAAACAACAGTATATAGTTTTATAGATAATTTGGGATTATCGAAAAATGAAGAAAATGTAAAAATACAATTTGCATACAAACAAGTCGATAAGTATAGTGGATATGCTTTGACAGATGCAAAAATTACAGAAAAACACGATATAGAATATGGACAATCAATTGGTATTTCTTCACCAAATAGATTATATGAAACCACATTAAAAGCTTATGGTGCTGGTTGAGGAGAAACTTTCAAAGCATCATTATCAATTCTTGAAGCCATTGGCAATGTTTTTACTGGTAATTTGTCAAACTTGGTTGGTCCAGTTGGTGTTGCAAAACAAACTGCTAACTTACTAGAAAGTGCAGATCAATTCTTTATTTATGTTGCTACAATTAGTGCTAACTTATTCATATTAAATCTAATATTTATACCACCATTAGATGGGTATAGATTATTGGAAAACTTTATAGAAATGATAATAAGAAAAGAATTACCAACAAAATACAAAGTAATTGTAAATACTGCTGGTGCTATTTTATTTTTATTATTATTTGTAATAATTACATTAAAAGATTTTATAATCTAA
- a CDS encoding ArsR/SmtB family transcription factor has product MEKKYIRFAEIFKTLGDPTRLKIINVICDCGCNKCAQNILDNLNISQPTLSYHMKMLEQVGLITSTKDKNSKIYNLNLETIAELKDFTSEIQMEKGILKCNNCNK; this is encoded by the coding sequence ATGGAAAAAAAATACATAAGATTTGCAGAAATATTTAAGACACTTGGTGATCCAACTCGTCTTAAGATAATAAATGTAATTTGCGATTGTGGGTGCAATAAATGTGCACAAAATATACTAGATAATTTAAATATAAGCCAACCGACTTTAAGTTATCACATGAAAATGTTAGAACAAGTTGGTCTTATAACTTCTACAAAAGATAAGAACTCTAAAATATATAATTTAAATTTGGAAACAATAGCTGAGTTAAAAGATTTTACTTCAGAAATACAGATGGAAAAAGGAATACTTAAGTGTAATAATTGTAATAAATAA
- a CDS encoding aminopeptidase P family protein, translating into MKKNLLNKVLEEVKADAILLHSPQNRYWFSRFHSSLGYVLYTKDKSYLFVDGRYITAARNSKLLTNIDEIVEFGKLFELINNEIANNNIKKVVFESDWVFVKDAQVFEEKLNAEILAYNFEAIRMVKDQWEIEQIRKACDITHKVFLEVLDFVKPGMTEKELARFVSDSFLKNGAEKLSFDTIVASGENGSMPHAVPTDKKIEVGDFVTLDMGCYYNGYCSDQTRTFAIGNTDNEKLKEIYEVVYQSQQLGIESVRPEIKGNEVHKICYDYIESKGYGKYFTHGTGHGLGIEIHEEPYNSVAGNKTLQEGMCVTVEPGIYIPTVGGVRIEDDILVTKDGYEYLTTPFRELQTVK; encoded by the coding sequence ATGAAAAAGAATTTATTAAATAAAGTTTTAGAAGAAGTAAAAGCAGATGCAATATTGCTTCATTCACCACAAAATAGATACTGATTTTCAAGATTTCACTCATCTTTAGGTTATGTTTTATATACAAAAGATAAATCCTATCTATTTGTTGATGGCAGATATATTACTGCTGCTAGAAACTCTAAGTTACTAACAAACATTGATGAAATTGTAGAGTTCGGTAAACTATTTGAATTAATAAATAACGAAATTGCAAATAATAATATTAAAAAAGTAGTATTTGAAAGTGATTGAGTATTTGTAAAAGATGCTCAAGTTTTTGAAGAAAAATTAAATGCTGAAATATTAGCTTATAACTTTGAAGCTATCAGAATGGTAAAAGATCAATGAGAAATCGAACAAATTAGAAAAGCTTGTGATATTACTCACAAAGTTTTCTTAGAAGTATTAGATTTTGTTAAACCAGGAATGACAGAAAAAGAACTTGCAAGATTTGTAAGTGATTCTTTCTTAAAAAATGGAGCTGAAAAGTTAAGTTTTGACACAATTGTTGCTAGCGGAGAAAATGGAAGTATGCCTCATGCTGTTCCAACTGATAAAAAAATTGAAGTAGGTGACTTTGTAACCTTAGATATGGGTTGTTACTATAATGGTTATTGTTCAGATCAAACAAGAACATTTGCGATTGGAAACACTGATAATGAAAAATTAAAAGAAATTTACGAAGTTGTATATCAATCACAACAATTAGGTATTGAAAGTGTAAGGCCAGAAATTAAAGGAAATGAAGTCCATAAAATTTGTTATGACTACATTGAAAGTAAAGGTTATGGAAAATACTTTACTCATGGAACTGGTCATGGCTTAGGGATAGAAATTCACGAAGAACCATACAACTCTGTAGCTGGAAACAAAACATTACAAGAAGGAATGTGTGTTACAGTTGAACCAGGAATTTACATACCAACAGTTGGTGGAGTTAGAATTGAAGATGACATTTTAGTTACAAAAGATGGCTATGAATATTTAACAACACCATTTAGAGAACTACAAACAGTTAAATAA
- a CDS encoding PolC-type DNA polymerase III: MNREVKEMFEKLNVFLEESEEVYFDQAHFYKEAEFSESTNKLRVFIKIKDFLPIHLLHKVETSLTTNTLVPTKLNLEVENENYSKELIWEHIEYVKDQKAEVKTGTIKILSPSTVDYFNDHRMVFFNVSNETEKILLEDHKDYYKNKLLKYGFRNVDLEIRVKENLETDVLESIREQYQKASQYVPTAQKEFVEDKVKSPTMKPKYRSNDDLLNNPTYEKILDLEEDAQNVTIHGEVISKSIRQSKTGRNIYNIAISDGTSSVSCIFFQRNNDPTFFDEITEETKESFVGFENQIIRKGDWVSFNGNFNFSAFDKSYIFYINKYKKIESKKVYRKDEAKVKRIELHTHTKMSVMDGVSTAKEYIEAAKRFGWDSIAITDHLNVQAFPEAYYAISNVNKGVEPENKLKLIYGSELVMLQDEVWLVKNPKEQKLREAKFVVFDLETTGLSPEHDEIIEFGANVYDYAKGTSKKYDILIKPSKPLKKFTTELTHITNEMLEDKNSIEIEFKQIMEIIQDGILIAHNANFDFNFLQSYAKKLGYGELTNTVIDTLSLGRVLQPKLKNHRLGTVAKAYQILYDEKIAHRADYDAEVLTNMYEHMWSEAKKIIPIDVDSDWNKFNKDKYENENFRRSRGFHVNVLAKNQQGLKDLYKLISYSHTENFLGSPKIFESKLLEMREKNNILIGSGCVNGMVFEYARTGTFEMLEEAILKFDYIEIQPLSVYKKLIQTEDLTMDELKNLIRKIIEVANKFGKKIVATSDAHYVEPEIKKIRDIYINTKGLGGAYHPLYDFKQRVKDNPDQHLRTTNEMLEEFKWLEDSELINEIVIENPKLISDMIDLDVTPIKSGSYPPNIDNVDKLLTDECYKNAKLLYGEKLPQIVEARLEKELASIIKHGFAVVYWISHLLVKKSNDDGYLVGSRGSVGSSFVATTSLITEVNPLKAHYRCAECKYSDFETPEEYKCGYDLPEKNCPNCNTKLIGDGHDIPFETFLGFDGDKVPDIDLNFSGEYQPIAHNFTKEIFGENNVFRAGTISTVAEKTAYGFTMGYFEKQNMNLDLIRKAEVERLSSLSTGVKRTTGQHPGGIIILPKEYDIEDFTPVNYPADDETSDWKTTHFDFHSIHDNLLKMDILGHVDPTALRMLYDLTGFDPIKVPTDDKAVYSLFSELSALKIDSQEILGETTGAIGLPEFGTQFVRNMLKETQPKTFADLVQISGLSHGTDVYVGNAQSLIKDGIANISSVIGCRDDIMVYLMSMGMDPSNAFNIMESVRKGKGLSKEWIALMKENNVPEWYINSCLKIKYMFPKAHATAYVLMAYRVAWYKIYYPEEYYATWFSTRADFFDLETALKGKEAVKAAIDDIKHRQNNKLPVTAKENGLITVYEVLLEMFARGVEIRNINFNISEGNKFVIFKEEDKKVLIPPFNVIDSLGEAVANSIVNARQERQINSVNDLKQRTQVTQTQIEIFAKLKITDNLKDDEQLSFNF; encoded by the coding sequence ATGAACAGAGAAGTTAAAGAAATGTTTGAAAAACTTAATGTTTTTTTAGAAGAATCAGAAGAAGTTTATTTTGATCAAGCTCACTTTTATAAAGAAGCTGAATTTAGTGAAAGCACAAATAAATTAAGAGTATTTATTAAAATTAAGGACTTCTTACCCATTCATTTATTACATAAAGTAGAAACTAGTTTAACTACAAACACACTTGTTCCTACAAAGTTAAACTTGGAAGTTGAAAATGAAAATTATTCAAAAGAATTAATTTGAGAACATATTGAATATGTGAAAGATCAAAAGGCTGAAGTTAAAACAGGAACTATTAAAATACTTTCACCTTCAACTGTTGATTACTTTAATGACCACAGAATGGTTTTCTTTAATGTTTCAAATGAAACTGAAAAAATTCTTTTAGAAGATCATAAAGATTATTATAAAAACAAGTTATTAAAATACGGTTTTAGAAATGTTGATTTAGAAATTAGAGTAAAAGAAAATCTTGAAACTGATGTTTTAGAATCAATCAGAGAACAATATCAAAAAGCTTCTCAATATGTGCCAACTGCTCAAAAAGAATTTGTAGAAGATAAAGTAAAGTCTCCAACAATGAAACCTAAATATAGATCAAATGATGATCTATTAAATAATCCAACTTATGAAAAAATCTTAGACTTAGAAGAAGATGCACAAAATGTAACAATACATGGTGAAGTTATTTCAAAAAGCATTCGTCAATCAAAAACTGGAAGAAATATTTATAATATTGCAATTTCAGATGGAACATCATCTGTAAGTTGTATTTTCTTTCAAAGAAATAATGATCCCACTTTCTTTGATGAAATAACAGAAGAAACAAAAGAAAGTTTTGTTGGTTTTGAAAATCAAATAATAAGAAAAGGTGATTGAGTTTCTTTTAATGGTAACTTTAATTTTTCTGCATTTGATAAGAGTTATATTTTTTATATAAATAAATACAAGAAAATTGAATCTAAAAAAGTTTATAGAAAAGATGAAGCAAAAGTTAAGAGGATTGAACTACATACTCACACAAAAATGTCTGTAATGGATGGTGTAAGTACTGCAAAAGAATATATTGAAGCTGCAAAAAGATTTGGTTGAGACTCAATTGCAATTACAGATCACTTAAATGTACAAGCTTTCCCTGAAGCTTACTATGCGATTTCAAATGTAAACAAAGGTGTTGAACCAGAAAATAAACTTAAATTAATTTATGGTAGTGAACTTGTAATGTTGCAAGATGAAGTTTGACTTGTAAAAAATCCAAAAGAACAAAAACTTAGAGAAGCTAAATTTGTAGTTTTTGACTTAGAAACAACTGGTTTATCTCCAGAGCATGATGAAATAATTGAATTTGGTGCGAATGTATATGATTATGCAAAAGGTACTTCAAAGAAATATGATATTCTTATCAAACCATCTAAACCTCTAAAAAAATTTACAACAGAACTTACTCATATTACAAATGAGATGTTAGAAGATAAAAATTCAATTGAAATTGAATTTAAACAAATAATGGAAATAATTCAAGACGGTATTTTAATTGCTCACAACGCAAACTTCGACTTTAACTTTTTACAGTCTTATGCAAAGAAACTTGGTTATGGTGAATTAACAAACACTGTAATTGATACTTTATCTCTTGGAAGGGTGTTGCAACCTAAATTAAAGAATCACAGATTAGGAACTGTTGCTAAAGCATATCAAATTTTATATGATGAAAAAATTGCTCACCGTGCTGATTATGATGCTGAAGTACTTACAAACATGTATGAACATATGTGAAGTGAAGCTAAAAAAATTATTCCTATTGATGTTGATTCTGATTGAAATAAATTTAATAAAGATAAATATGAAAATGAAAACTTTAGAAGATCTAGAGGTTTTCATGTAAATGTTCTTGCAAAAAATCAACAAGGACTAAAAGATCTTTACAAACTAATTTCTTATTCTCACACAGAAAACTTTTTAGGATCTCCAAAAATATTTGAATCTAAACTTTTAGAAATGAGAGAAAAGAATAATATTTTAATTGGTAGTGGTTGTGTTAATGGTATGGTTTTTGAATATGCAAGAACTGGAACTTTTGAAATGTTAGAAGAAGCTATTCTTAAATTTGACTACATAGAAATTCAACCTCTAAGTGTATATAAGAAATTAATTCAAACAGAAGATTTAACAATGGACGAACTAAAAAATTTAATTAGAAAAATAATTGAAGTTGCAAATAAATTTGGTAAAAAAATTGTAGCAACAAGTGATGCCCACTATGTTGAACCAGAAATTAAAAAAATTAGAGATATTTATATAAACACAAAAGGACTTGGTGGAGCATACCATCCACTTTACGACTTCAAACAAAGAGTAAAAGATAATCCAGATCAACATTTAAGAACTACAAATGAAATGTTAGAAGAATTTAAGTGGTTGGAAGATAGTGAATTAATAAATGAAATTGTAATAGAAAATCCAAAATTAATTTCTGACATGATTGATTTAGATGTAACACCAATTAAGTCAGGTTCGTATCCTCCCAACATTGATAATGTTGATAAACTTTTAACAGATGAATGTTATAAAAATGCAAAACTTCTTTATGGAGAAAAACTTCCACAAATAGTTGAAGCTCGTTTAGAAAAAGAATTAGCTTCAATTATAAAACATGGTTTTGCAGTTGTTTATTGAATTAGTCACTTGTTAGTTAAAAAATCAAATGATGATGGTTATCTAGTTGGAAGTCGTGGATCTGTTGGAAGTTCATTTGTGGCAACAACTTCTTTAATTACAGAAGTTAATCCACTTAAGGCTCACTATAGATGTGCTGAGTGTAAATATTCTGATTTTGAAACGCCAGAAGAATATAAATGTGGCTATGACTTACCAGAGAAAAATTGTCCAAATTGTAATACAAAGTTAATAGGTGATGGACATGATATTCCCTTTGAAACATTTTTAGGTTTTGATGGGGATAAAGTTCCTGATATAGATTTAAATTTCTCAGGAGAATATCAACCAATAGCTCACAACTTTACAAAAGAAATATTTGGAGAGAACAATGTATTTAGAGCTGGAACAATTTCAACAGTTGCTGAAAAAACAGCTTATGGATTTACAATGGGATATTTTGAAAAACAAAATATGAATTTAGATTTAATAAGAAAAGCTGAAGTTGAAAGATTATCATCTCTTTCTACGGGAGTTAAAAGAACAACTGGACAACACCCAGGGGGAATTATCATTCTTCCAAAAGAATACGACATAGAAGACTTTACCCCAGTTAACTATCCTGCAGATGATGAAACAAGTGATTGAAAAACAACTCACTTCGATTTCCATTCAATTCACGATAACTTATTAAAGATGGATATATTGGGCCACGTAGATCCAACCGCTTTAAGAATGCTTTATGATTTGACAGGATTTGATCCAATTAAAGTTCCTACAGATGATAAAGCAGTTTATTCGTTGTTCTCAGAACTTTCTGCATTAAAAATTGATTCACAAGAAATTCTAGGAGAAACAACTGGAGCAATTGGTCTTCCAGAATTTGGAACTCAATTTGTTCGAAACATGTTAAAAGAAACACAACCAAAAACATTTGCAGACTTAGTTCAAATTTCTGGATTAAGTCATGGTACTGACGTATATGTTGGTAATGCACAATCTTTAATTAAAGATGGTATTGCAAATATTTCATCAGTTATTGGTTGTCGTGATGATATTATGGTTTACTTAATGTCTATGGGAATGGATCCTTCAAATGCTTTCAACATTATGGAAAGTGTAAGAAAAGGAAAAGGGTTATCAAAAGAGTGAATTGCTCTTATGAAGGAAAATAATGTCCCTGAATGATACATTAACAGTTGTTTGAAAATAAAATATATGTTTCCAAAAGCGCATGCAACAGCGTATGTTTTAATGGCATATAGAGTTGCTTGATACAAAATTTATTATCCAGAAGAATATTATGCAACTTGATTTTCAACTAGAGCTGACTTCTTTGATTTAGAAACTGCTCTAAAAGGAAAAGAAGCAGTTAAAGCAGCTATTGATGATATTAAACATAGACAAAATAATAAGTTACCAGTTACTGCAAAGGAAAATGGTTTAATTACTGTTTATGAGGTTTTATTGGAGATGTTTGCAAGGGGAGTTGAAATCAGAAATATTAACTTTAATATCTCTGAAGGAAATAAATTTGTTATCTTCAAAGAAGAAGATAAAAAAGTTTTAATACCTCCATTCAACGTTATTGACTCACTTGGAGAAGCGGTGGCAAATTCTATTGTTAACGCTCGTCAAGAGAGACAAATCAATAGTGTAAATGATCTAAAGCAAAGAACTCAAGTTACTCAAACACAAATTGAAATTTTTGCAAAATTGAAAATTACAGATAACTTAAAAGATGATGAACAGCTTTCATTTAATTTCTAA
- the rpmG gene encoding 50S ribosomal protein L33 translates to MREGVILRCTTCKEENYIAKNDKRKEKIEVKKHCFKCNSHQVHKQKK, encoded by the coding sequence ATGCGTGAAGGAGTTATCTTGCGTTGCACAACTTGTAAAGAAGAAAATTACATAGCAAAAAACGATAAAAGAAAAGAAAAAATCGAAGTTAAAAAACACTGTTTTAAATGTAATTCACATCAAGTTCACAAACAAAAAAAATAA
- the dxr gene encoding 1-deoxy-D-xylulose-5-phosphate reductoisomerase, with product MKNIILFGASGNIGQQCIELLNENKDKYNLIALSVGKNDSQVESFLLSFPNLKKIYSTKELSQLKIKYPNVEFINDDILDLFGQNETHVINALSGFYGLQVTLKAIENNLIILNANKESFVTAGKLINSMLKTSESKIYPIDSEHCAIFQCLEVENKANTLFITASGGSFKNISLEETKKVKLEDALKHPNWDMGSKITIDSSTMFNKAFEILEAYHLFNIKNIKTLLHPQSIIHSMVGFDDGSIKAQLSVPDMKQVINYFLHFPKRFSYPKQKEMNFNDLITLELKEINQERFKPIKWALQCIDYNNSKSIALNAANEVCVDYFLQSRLEFWQITEIVEEIFESCENKELKTYRDILEFDKEIRNITILKIGG from the coding sequence ATGAAAAATATAATACTATTTGGTGCTTCAGGTAATATCGGACAACAATGTATTGAATTGTTGAATGAAAACAAAGATAAATATAACTTAATAGCACTTAGTGTAGGAAAAAATGATTCACAAGTTGAATCTTTTTTGCTTTCATTTCCAAATTTAAAAAAAATATATTCTACAAAAGAATTGAGCCAATTAAAAATAAAGTATCCAAATGTTGAATTTATAAATGACGATATTTTAGATTTATTTGGTCAAAATGAAACTCATGTAATTAATGCTTTAAGTGGTTTTTATGGTTTGCAAGTAACTTTAAAGGCAATTGAAAATAACTTAATAATATTAAATGCTAATAAAGAATCTTTTGTAACAGCTGGTAAGTTAATAAATAGTATGCTAAAAACAAGTGAATCTAAAATCTATCCAATAGATTCAGAACATTGTGCAATTTTTCAATGCTTAGAAGTTGAAAATAAAGCAAACACTTTATTTATAACTGCTTCTGGGGGAAGTTTTAAAAACATAAGTTTAGAAGAGACTAAAAAAGTTAAATTAGAAGATGCTTTAAAACACCCTAATTGAGATATGGGGTCAAAAATAACTATTGATAGTTCTACAATGTTTAATAAAGCATTTGAAATATTAGAAGCTTATCATTTATTTAACATTAAGAATATTAAAACTCTATTACATCCTCAATCAATTATTCATTCAATGGTCGGATTTGATGATGGTAGTATTAAAGCTCAATTATCAGTGCCTGACATGAAACAAGTGATAAATTATTTTTTACATTTTCCAAAAAGATTTTCATATCCTAAACAAAAAGAAATGAATTTTAATGATTTAATTACTTTAGAGTTAAAAGAAATAAATCAAGAAAGGTTCAAACCTATTAAATGAGCATTACAATGTATTGATTACAATAATTCAAAATCAATAGCATTAAATGCTGCAAATGAAGTTTGTGTAGATTATTTCTTGCAATCAAGATTAGAATTTTGACAAATAACAGAAATTGTAGAAGAAATTTTTGAAAGTTGTGAAAATAAAGAATTAAAAACCTATAGAGATATACTAGAATTTGATAAAGAAATTAGAAATATTACTATATTAAAAATTGGAGGATAA
- the uppS gene encoding polyprenyl diphosphate synthase yields MCIKSLEHIAFILDGNGRWAKKRNKPRTYGHKIGMENIWPTILFCKKEGIKHLTMFCFSTENWNRPKDEVKYLMDFPGEIFSKKEQEKYIKEGIRVVWAGRRTRVPLKTKESLEEIEKNTKDCDQVIVNIALDYGAFEEVETSLKIVFNDINSKKIDLNEVTIENVLDNLYTKESPQVDLLVRTGGEKRLSNFMLLQLAYAELYFIDTYWPDFKENNLKLAIEYYNNRDRRFGGIKDEN; encoded by the coding sequence ATCTGTATTAAAAGTTTAGAACACATAGCTTTTATTCTTGATGGTAATGGAAGATGAGCCAAAAAGAGAAATAAGCCAAGAACTTATGGACATAAAATAGGTATGGAAAATATTTGACCAACTATTTTATTTTGTAAAAAAGAAGGAATAAAGCATTTAACAATGTTTTGTTTTTCAACAGAAAATTGAAATAGACCTAAAGATGAAGTTAAGTACTTAATGGATTTTCCAGGAGAAATATTCTCAAAAAAAGAACAAGAAAAGTACATTAAAGAAGGAATTAGAGTTGTTTGAGCAGGGAGACGAACTAGAGTTCCTTTAAAAACAAAAGAATCTCTTGAAGAAATTGAAAAAAATACAAAAGATTGTGATCAAGTAATAGTTAATATAGCTCTTGATTATGGCGCATTTGAAGAGGTGGAAACTTCTCTTAAAATAGTGTTTAATGATATTAATAGTAAAAAAATTGATTTAAATGAAGTTACTATTGAAAATGTTTTAGATAACCTTTACACAAAAGAATCTCCACAAGTAGACTTACTTGTAAGAACTGGTGGAGAAAAAAGATTAAGTAATTTTATGTTATTACAATTAGCTTATGCTGAATTGTATTTCATAGATACATATTGACCAGACTTTAAAGAAAATAATTTAAAGTTAGCAATAGAATACTATAATAATAGAGATAGAAGATTTGGAGGTATAAAAGATGAAAACTAA